A region of Allocoleopsis franciscana PCC 7113 DNA encodes the following proteins:
- a CDS encoding ribbon-helix-helix domain-containing protein: MRDRRKKKQNQAERMAWGEAKERFSIMLTPTAAQKIDERAKALGLSRSELLEQAARGVVSISDTEMNQEDKENLGKPSAN, translated from the coding sequence ATGAGAGATCGTCGCAAGAAAAAGCAAAATCAAGCCGAGAGAATGGCTTGGGGAGAAGCTAAGGAGCGATTCTCGATTATGCTGACGCCGACAGCCGCGCAAAAAATTGATGAGAGGGCGAAAGCTTTAGGACTTTCTCGTTCGGAATTGCTAGAGCAGGCAGCTAGGGGTGTAGTGTCAATTAGCGATACTGAAATGAATCAGGAGGACAAAGAAAACCTGGGAAAGCCCTCAGCGAACTGA
- a CDS encoding IS5 family transposase (programmed frameshift) — protein MYRKASSSPTPPENFELPFEGKLSQDNRWVIMANLIPWDEFEEEYAKIFSIDMGAPALPFRMALGSLIIKERLGISDRETVEQIKENPYLQYFIGRKHYSNEAPYDASLLVRFRERINVDLVNQINQRMVKKIQEETEEESKKKSLSERQETRESPNQGKLILDATCAPGDISYPNDLGLLNQARVKTEKIIDTLYKPLKGRLKKKPKTYRNLARKDYLKVAKKRRSSRKERRKAIKKQLKYIKRNLSHIDQLLQTGEALEGLSISQYKSLLVVAEVYRQQQWMYENKAQRIDDRIVSLSQPHIRPIVRGKAGKPVEFGAKLAASVRDGYVFLDRISWDNFNEAGDLKAQIEAFKQHTGVYPESVHVDRIYRNRENRAFCKERGIRISGPPLGRPPANVSSDKKKQALDDEKVRNAIEGKFGISKRRFSLNRVMAKLPHTSQTAIAITFLVMNLSTLLRQFFCLFLCNTQHHAFFLDNY, from the exons ATGTACAGAAAAGCTTCCTCAAGCCCGACCCCACCGGAAAACTTTGAGCTGCCCTTTGAGGGAAAGTTATCACAAGATAACCGTTGGGTAATCATGGCAAATCTGATACCCTGGGATGAATTTGAAGAGGAATACGCCAAAATTTTTTCTATTGATATGGGGGCACCTGCGCTGCCATTTCGGATGGCATTGGGTTCATTAATAATCAAAGAAAGATTAGGAATAAGCGATCGGGAAACAGTAGAACAAATAAAAGAAAACCCTTACTTACAATACTTTATAGGGAGAAAGCATTACAGCAACGAAGCCCCTTATGATGCCTCACTTTTGGTAAGATTTAGAGAAAGGATAAATGTTGATTTAGTAAATCAAATAAATCAAAGAATGGTAAAGAAGATTCAGGAAGAAACAGAGGAGGAATCTAAAAAAAAA TCACTCTCAGAAAGGCAAGAAACAAGAGAAAGCCCGAATCAAGGGAAATTAATTCTGGATGCTACCTGTGCGCCAGGAGATATCAGCTATCCCAATGACTTGGGTCTATTAAATCAAGCCAGAGTCAAAACGGAAAAGATAATAGATACTCTCTATAAGCCCCTAAAAGGGAGACTAAAGAAAAAGCCAAAAACTTATAGAAACCTCGCTCGGAAAGATTACTTGAAAGTCGCCAAAAAACGGAGATCGTCAAGAAAAGAGAGAAGAAAAGCTATAAAAAAACAACTGAAATATATAAAAAGAAATTTATCACACATTGACCAGCTCCTTCAGACAGGAGAAGCACTTGAGGGTTTGAGCATCTCTCAATATAAGAGCTTGCTGGTGGTGGCGGAAGTTTACCGTCAACAGCAATGGATGTATGAGAATAAAGCCCAGAGAATTGACGACAGAATAGTCAGTTTAAGTCAGCCCCATATCCGTCCAATTGTGAGAGGAAAAGCCGGAAAACCTGTAGAATTTGGAGCTAAACTAGCAGCAAGCGTCAGAGATGGATATGTCTTTTTAGACCGTATAAGCTGGGATAACTTTAATGAAGCCGGAGACTTAAAAGCCCAAATAGAAGCATTTAAACAGCACACAGGAGTCTATCCCGAATCAGTACATGTAGATAGAATTTATCGAAATCGCGAGAATCGAGCATTCTGTAAAGAAAGAGGGATTAGAATAAGTGGCCCCCCCTTAGGCAGACCTCCAGCTAATGTCAGCTCAGACAAAAAGAAACAAGCCTTAGACGACGAGAAGGTTCGCAATGCTATTGAAGGAAAATTTGGCATCTCAAAGCGAAGATTTAGCTTGAATCGCGTCATGGCTAAACTGCCTCATACTTCTCAAACGGCTATTGCTATCACTTTTTTAGTCATGAATCTTTCCACCCTGCTACGGCAGTTTTTTTGTCTTTTTTTGTGCAATACACAACATCACGCCTTTTTTCTCGATAACTATTAA
- a CDS encoding dihydrolipoamide acetyltransferase family protein: MIHEVFMPALSSTMTEGKIVSWVKSPGDRVEKGETVVVVESDKADMDVESFYEGYLAVITVPAGESAPVGAAIALLAESEAEIEQVKQQAAQSSQGTAVSTPQKDSVPTPTPGQVEAAPVAAQDTPSPRNGRIVASPRARKLAKELRVDLNSLKGSGPYGRVIAEDVEAAAGKGSTPAATPAATTTAPKPTSTPAPTTPAPRPAPTPAVPVAALGETVPFNTLQNAVVRNMVASLQVPTFHVGYTITTDELDKLYKKIKTKGVTMTALLAKAVAVTLQKHPLVNASCVEQGIQYHSSINIAVAVAMPGGGLITPVLQQADQVDIYSLSRNWKDLVERARLKQLQPEEYSSGTFTLSNLGMFGVDRFDAILPPGQGSILAIGASRPSVVATEEGMMGVRRQMQVNITCDHRIIYGADAAAFLQDLAKLIETDPQSLTL; this comes from the coding sequence ATGATCCACGAAGTTTTCATGCCCGCCCTCAGTTCCACAATGACCGAAGGCAAAATAGTCTCTTGGGTAAAATCTCCAGGGGACCGAGTTGAGAAAGGCGAAACGGTGGTGGTGGTTGAGTCAGATAAGGCAGATATGGACGTTGAGTCCTTCTATGAAGGTTATCTGGCTGTGATCACGGTACCGGCTGGTGAATCAGCTCCCGTAGGGGCGGCGATCGCACTTTTGGCAGAATCGGAAGCTGAAATTGAGCAAGTTAAACAACAAGCGGCTCAATCCAGCCAGGGTACTGCTGTTTCCACCCCTCAAAAAGACTCGGTACCCACACCGACGCCTGGACAAGTAGAGGCTGCCCCAGTGGCGGCTCAAGATACACCCAGCCCTCGCAATGGACGGATTGTCGCCTCACCTCGCGCTCGCAAGTTAGCCAAGGAACTCCGCGTCGATCTCAACAGCCTCAAAGGCAGTGGCCCCTATGGGCGGGTTATTGCCGAGGATGTGGAAGCCGCCGCCGGGAAAGGGAGTACTCCTGCCGCTACGCCTGCCGCGACGACAACAGCACCGAAACCAACCTCAACCCCCGCGCCAACTACCCCTGCACCTCGTCCAGCCCCCACCCCAGCGGTTCCTGTTGCTGCCTTGGGTGAAACCGTACCGTTTAATACGCTGCAAAATGCGGTGGTACGGAATATGGTTGCCAGCCTTCAGGTGCCTACCTTCCACGTTGGCTATACCATTACAACCGATGAGCTGGATAAGTTATACAAAAAAATCAAGACCAAAGGCGTGACGATGACGGCACTGCTGGCTAAGGCCGTGGCGGTTACGTTACAAAAACATCCTTTGGTCAATGCCAGTTGTGTAGAACAGGGCATTCAGTATCACAGTTCCATCAATATTGCCGTCGCGGTGGCAATGCCTGGTGGAGGACTGATTACGCCGGTCTTACAACAAGCTGACCAAGTTGATATTTATTCCCTATCTCGCAATTGGAAAGACTTGGTAGAACGTGCCAGACTCAAGCAGTTGCAGCCGGAGGAATATAGCTCTGGTACCTTCACGCTGTCCAATTTGGGCATGTTTGGGGTTGACCGTTTTGATGCTATTTTACCGCCAGGACAAGGGTCAATTTTGGCGATCGGGGCATCACGTCCTAGCGTTGTGGCAACGGAGGAGGGAATGATGGGTGTGCGGCGTCAGATGCAGGTGAATATCACTTGTGACCACCGGATTATTTACGGTGCTGATGCGGCAGCGTTCCTGCAAGACTTGGCGAAGTTGATTGAAACCGATCCGCAATCGTTAACGCTTTAG
- a CDS encoding rhodanese-like domain-containing protein, producing MLDVRTNLSNFIPQGNPVGKLTQLPVVGNRFVQTQVPQMSVQQLQQLLTKNATNLLLIDVRYNSEFNIAHLPGEWFLIPYPQIKSGAALAKIKKLIQDKQQHHPNEEIQVLILCRAGIRSAHSVFRLQQAGIKATNITGGIDAWRDYIDPSLPTYVRKDIPEIKLSLANKRVPKQRWLSGCGVALALGAVGAVGAVRYNSDLLRPVIQAGVPLAVASDLPIIGDAIQEASEPVMSVQQLKKLMNSKQENYLLVDVRTPDEYKFSHIPGAVSLPLQDIEQGKGINAIKSQLKGRKLLAYCTTGKPSARALVLLQKAGIAGTKVQGGIEAWTKEIDPSLPRYQGRKIS from the coding sequence ATGCTCGACGTTCGCACGAATTTATCCAACTTCATCCCCCAAGGCAATCCCGTTGGCAAACTTACCCAACTTCCCGTCGTCGGCAATCGGTTTGTGCAAACGCAAGTCCCTCAGATGAGCGTCCAACAACTCCAGCAACTTTTGACGAAAAACGCCACCAATCTCTTACTGATTGATGTGCGCTACAACAGCGAATTTAACATTGCTCACCTACCAGGAGAGTGGTTCCTGATTCCTTATCCACAAATTAAATCGGGTGCAGCATTAGCAAAAATCAAAAAACTCATTCAAGACAAACAACAGCATCATCCCAACGAAGAAATACAAGTCCTCATTTTGTGTAGAGCTGGAATTCGCTCAGCCCACAGTGTCTTTCGCCTACAACAAGCAGGTATCAAAGCCACCAATATTACGGGTGGGATTGATGCCTGGAGAGATTACATCGACCCAAGTCTTCCCACATACGTGCGTAAAGACATCCCCGAAATTAAGTTAAGTTTGGCCAATAAGCGAGTGCCCAAACAACGCTGGTTATCCGGTTGTGGTGTAGCTCTCGCCTTGGGCGCTGTGGGTGCTGTAGGAGCGGTACGCTACAACTCGGACTTACTACGACCTGTGATCCAAGCGGGAGTGCCTTTAGCTGTGGCCTCAGATTTACCGATCATCGGCGATGCGATTCAAGAAGCGTCTGAGCCAGTCATGAGTGTACAGCAACTCAAGAAACTCATGAACAGCAAGCAGGAAAATTACCTGTTGGTCGATGTTCGCACGCCCGATGAATACAAATTTTCACACATCCCCGGTGCCGTCTCGCTGCCTCTACAAGACATAGAACAAGGCAAAGGCATTAACGCCATTAAGTCCCAGCTTAAAGGTCGTAAACTCTTGGCTTACTGCACGACTGGCAAACCCTCTGCCCGTGCTTTAGTACTGCTACAGAAGGCTGGGATTGCCGGAACCAAAGTCCAAGGTGGCATCGAAGCTTGGACTAAAGAAATTGATCCATCACTCCCTCGCTATCAGGGGCGAAAAATCAGCTAA
- a CDS encoding YdcF family protein, with translation MFDSNLCERTLNKLPIFIPWWQIEWLNQPLLLALALFVFFVILWLIKYRTWKHKLKNRKFYWFLFIFTAIFPLFILFSSKLLVVFLPTDPGAKADAIVVLGRGGGEFYDYRVNLAAKLWNNGQAPQIFVSGIADAPSMIEQLKAKGISPQSIDGENCSLTTAENATFSAAILQSRGVQRIILVTDEPHMLRSMLVFRANGFTVIPYTTPLPSYLGFKDETFLVFREYGGLIGYGLQGLFFPKDSPESSRSDILELIQKAREYGKQRSLK, from the coding sequence ATGTTTGATTCAAATTTATGTGAACGCACACTAAATAAACTGCCAATTTTTATTCCTTGGTGGCAGATTGAATGGCTGAATCAGCCTCTTTTATTGGCTCTAGCTCTATTCGTTTTTTTCGTAATTCTGTGGTTAATTAAATATAGGACATGGAAGCATAAATTAAAAAATCGGAAGTTTTATTGGTTTTTATTTATTTTTACAGCTATTTTTCCCTTATTTATTCTTTTCTCTTCTAAATTATTAGTGGTTTTCCTGCCAACTGACCCCGGAGCAAAAGCCGATGCAATTGTAGTGCTAGGACGGGGGGGAGGAGAATTTTATGACTACAGAGTCAATCTGGCGGCTAAACTTTGGAATAATGGGCAAGCACCGCAGATTTTTGTGAGCGGGATTGCTGATGCTCCTAGTATGATAGAGCAACTGAAGGCAAAAGGGATTTCTCCGCAATCGATAGATGGAGAAAATTGCTCGTTAACTACAGCAGAAAATGCAACTTTCTCAGCCGCCATCTTACAATCACGGGGAGTTCAGCGAATTATATTGGTTACGGACGAACCTCACATGCTGCGCTCAATGCTTGTGTTCCGTGCTAATGGTTTTACCGTAATTCCCTATACGACTCCCCTGCCTTCTTACCTAGGCTTTAAGGATGAAACTTTTCTCGTCTTTAGAGAATATGGGGGATTAATCGGTTATGGTTTACAAGGGCTGTTTTTTCCCAAGGACTCACCGGAATCAAGCCGTTCAGATATTTTAGAGCTAATCCAAAAAGCTCGTGAATACGGTAAGCAGCGCAGCCTCAAGTGA
- a CDS encoding rhodanese-like domain-containing protein, with protein MKNTLENQLTQTKQRPSKKLWLYGVGVALALGAFGALAAVRHNPDLLIPVIKAGVPVKWASNVGFVDYAIKRAETPQISAQELKQLIDSKDKNYLILDVRTPEEYKLSHIPGSVLVPLTEIEAGSGIQKVKSMLNGRRLIAYCTHGYRSGVALVRLQEAGVEGIQYSGGIKEWTEKIDPSLPRNNW; from the coding sequence ATGAAAAATACCCTAGAAAATCAGCTTACCCAGACCAAGCAGCGTCCGAGCAAGAAACTCTGGTTATACGGTGTTGGTGTAGCTCTTGCCTTAGGAGCTTTTGGTGCTCTCGCCGCTGTGCGTCACAACCCAGATTTACTCATCCCTGTGATTAAAGCTGGGGTGCCTGTCAAGTGGGCATCAAATGTAGGCTTCGTGGATTATGCCATTAAACGGGCAGAGACACCCCAAATTAGTGCTCAAGAACTCAAGCAATTAATTGATAGCAAGGATAAAAATTACCTCATCTTAGATGTCCGGACTCCTGAGGAGTACAAACTTTCTCATATTCCTGGGTCGGTTCTTGTACCTCTGACAGAAATTGAGGCAGGTTCCGGCATCCAAAAAGTTAAATCCATGCTTAATGGTCGTCGTTTGATTGCTTACTGCACTCATGGTTACCGATCTGGGGTGGCGCTAGTTAGGCTTCAGGAGGCAGGAGTTGAAGGCATTCAATATTCTGGCGGGATTAAGGAATGGACAGAAAAAATAGATCCCTCCCTCCCGCGCAACAATTGGTAA
- a CDS encoding YlqD family protein, with product MDEFKSNLLLKRPINIKAIVTPRWKEEVQQQLQAQINQIDSQLQQLDMQGQRAIAEIQKQTLQPPGPQMAQQIENIQMQVNQKKSELLEQKNQQLQQLQQVQMLELDQEVNQGQMESYFRVELGDNLVRKMNVEILLRDGVVEEIRGDV from the coding sequence ATGGACGAATTTAAGTCAAACTTGCTGTTAAAGCGACCGATTAACATTAAAGCCATCGTCACCCCCCGATGGAAGGAAGAAGTTCAGCAACAACTTCAGGCGCAAATTAACCAAATTGACTCCCAGCTACAACAGCTCGATATGCAAGGGCAACGAGCGATCGCAGAAATTCAAAAACAAACCTTGCAACCGCCAGGACCTCAGATGGCGCAACAAATCGAAAATATTCAAATGCAGGTCAATCAAAAGAAAAGTGAACTGCTAGAGCAAAAAAATCAGCAGCTCCAGCAACTACAACAAGTACAGATGCTCGAGCTGGATCAAGAAGTGAATCAAGGTCAGATGGAAAGTTATTTCCGTGTTGAACTGGGAGATAACCTGGTGCGAAAAATGAATGTAGAAATTCTTCTACGGGATGGAGTTGTAGAAGAAATTCGGGGTGACGTTTAG
- a CDS encoding AMP-dependent synthetase/ligase yields MSNHRTAYRLTPEESNNLKRAADYSSVQSLPEIWPLAAQRFKNIVALQDPHGVGALGAKPSSLTYAQLYQQIQQFAAGLQSLGFKTELDETGLPTRIALFADNSPRWMIADQGIITAGAANAVRSAQADREELLYILEDSGSIGLVVENLALLKSLRDRLDSLPIGWVILLSEEQPPEGETLKIINYAQLMAAGASHPLTSVIHHRDTLATLLYTSGTTGKPKGVMLTHGNLLHQVVNIGSVWLPEPGDKVLSILPSWHAYERAVEYFILSQGCTQIYTNLRNVKKDLREFKPQLMVGVPRLWESIYEGVQKQFREQPANKQRLVQNFLNVSKRYIEARRLAQGLSLGNLQPSAIERLKARVQATVLWPVHQLANKIVYQKVREATGGQIKIVISGGGSLARHLDDFFEIIGVEVLVGYGLTETSPVTNVRRPWRNLRYSSGPPMPGTEIRIVNPETRQLLPQGQQGLVMVRGPQVMQGYYKKPEATAKAIDADGWFDTGDLGWVTPENHLVLTGRAKDTIVLTNGENIEPQPIEDACIRSAYIDQIMLVGQDQRSLGALIVPNLEALQQWAAAQNLNLRLPDAVSPQSAAPPEEFRTAIDLQSKEVQSLFRSELNREVKNRPGYRPDDRIGSFELILEPFSLENGMMTQTLKIRRPVVMERYHDIIIGMFA; encoded by the coding sequence ATGTCGAACCATCGCACCGCTTACCGCCTCACTCCAGAAGAAAGTAATAACCTCAAACGTGCTGCCGATTATTCTTCCGTGCAGTCCCTTCCTGAAATTTGGCCTCTTGCTGCTCAACGCTTTAAGAATATTGTTGCTCTCCAAGACCCTCATGGTGTCGGAGCGCTTGGTGCTAAACCTTCGTCCCTCACCTATGCCCAGTTATATCAGCAGATTCAGCAATTTGCGGCTGGGTTGCAATCACTGGGGTTCAAGACAGAATTGGATGAAACAGGACTTCCGACTCGGATTGCTCTGTTTGCCGACAACAGTCCCCGATGGATGATTGCCGATCAGGGCATCATTACAGCAGGGGCGGCAAATGCTGTGCGTAGCGCTCAGGCAGACCGAGAAGAACTACTCTATATCCTGGAAGATAGCGGTAGCATCGGTTTAGTGGTGGAAAACCTCGCCTTGCTGAAAAGTTTGCGCGATCGCTTAGACTCTCTTCCCATTGGTTGGGTGATTCTCCTCTCCGAAGAACAGCCGCCGGAAGGCGAAACGCTGAAGATTATCAACTACGCCCAGTTAATGGCAGCCGGGGCATCCCACCCCCTAACGAGTGTTATCCACCATCGGGATACTTTAGCCACCCTACTCTACACCTCTGGTACCACCGGCAAGCCCAAGGGCGTCATGCTGACTCATGGGAACTTGCTACATCAAGTTGTAAACATTGGTTCCGTATGGTTACCAGAACCGGGCGATAAAGTTCTTTCCATCCTTCCGAGTTGGCACGCCTACGAGCGAGCGGTTGAGTATTTCATCCTTTCCCAAGGTTGCACGCAGATTTATACGAATTTACGCAACGTCAAAAAAGACCTGAGAGAATTTAAACCCCAATTGATGGTCGGTGTACCACGACTGTGGGAATCCATTTACGAAGGCGTGCAAAAGCAGTTCCGCGAACAGCCTGCCAATAAGCAGCGATTGGTACAAAACTTCCTGAACGTAAGTAAACGTTACATTGAGGCACGGCGACTAGCGCAGGGATTGAGCTTAGGCAACCTCCAACCCTCCGCCATCGAACGACTAAAAGCCCGTGTCCAAGCCACTGTCCTCTGGCCGGTTCATCAACTAGCAAACAAGATCGTTTATCAAAAAGTCCGCGAAGCCACCGGCGGACAAATTAAGATCGTCATTAGCGGTGGTGGTTCCCTGGCAAGGCACTTGGACGACTTTTTTGAGATTATTGGGGTAGAAGTGTTGGTGGGCTACGGTTTGACAGAAACCTCTCCTGTGACCAACGTGCGCCGTCCTTGGCGGAACTTGCGCTATAGTTCAGGCCCACCCATGCCCGGTACAGAAATTCGGATTGTTAACCCCGAAACTCGTCAACTTCTGCCTCAAGGACAGCAGGGTTTAGTCATGGTACGGGGTCCACAAGTAATGCAAGGCTATTATAAAAAACCGGAAGCCACGGCCAAAGCAATTGATGCCGACGGTTGGTTTGATACGGGGGATTTGGGTTGGGTGACACCGGAAAATCACCTGGTGCTGACCGGTCGGGCCAAGGACACGATTGTCTTAACCAATGGTGAAAATATTGAGCCGCAGCCGATTGAAGATGCTTGCATACGCAGTGCTTATATCGATCAGATTATGTTAGTGGGTCAAGACCAGCGATCGCTCGGTGCATTAATTGTTCCTAATCTCGAAGCCTTACAACAGTGGGCTGCCGCTCAAAATCTTAACCTGCGTCTCCCTGATGCTGTGTCCCCTCAGTCTGCCGCACCACCAGAGGAGTTCCGGACAGCTATTGACCTTCAGAGTAAAGAGGTTCAGAGCTTATTCCGTAGCGAACTAAACCGAGAGGTCAAAAATCGCCCAGGTTATCGCCCTGATGACCGGATTGGCTCTTTTGAGTTGATTTTAGAACCATTTTCTCTGGAAAATGGCATGATGACTCAAACCTTGAAAATCCGGCGACCCGTTGTTATGGAACGTTATCACGATATTATTATCGGGATGTTTGCCTGA